The DNA region ACGTGGTCTGGCGAATTATGACCGACTGCAGAGACTATATCCCAAAAGGTTATAATCCTAAATCCTGAGAATCTTTACTTGTCAAAGAGCTATATAAAAAAATTTGTTATTTTATTCTTGACTCTCTATAGCTGGTCTTTCTCATAATTGATGCTAACTATATAGCCGATTTTTTGTAAAAATATCATAAAAACAATTTATAAAATTTGGAGCAAAACAGACCAAAGTATTAAGAAATAATTTGAGCATAACAATAAAAAGTCAGTGCTGTAAATTTTATTGTTTTTTTGCAATAATTGGTTTACTATCAACCTGTATATTTTTCGGATAATCAAAAATATAGGAATTGTTCACAATATCTGTGATAATGTTAAGGAGTAACAATATGAAAAAGAGAGTATTGGTTTTGGTTTTAATCTGCAGCAGCTTTCTTTACGCTCAATCCGCATTTAAAGTTGAGAAAAAAGTGTTTGGTCAGACACCCTGTGGCCAAAATGTAAACCTTTATACTCTAACTAATGCCAAAGGCATAAAAGTCGGTCTGATGGACTTCGGCGCGGCTCTGGTGTCAGCGGTTGTTCCGGACAGCAAAGGCCAATTTGCGGATATCGTTCTGGGCTATAATAATTTCAACGGCTATCTCTGCGAAAATCCGTATTTCGGCGGTATTGTCGGCAGATTCGGCAATCGCATCGCAAACGGCAGATTTACAATTGACGGTGTTGAATATATCCTCAATACAAACAATAACGGCCAGCATCTCCACGGCGGCATCAAGGGTTTCGACCGCGTGGTCTGGAAAAGCGAATCGTTTGAAAATGAAAAAGGCATCGGCGTAAAGTTCAGCTATTTGAGCAAGGACGGCGAAGAAAATTATCCAGGCAATTTGAATGTTACAGTTGTTTACACTTTGACCGCAGACAACGAATTGAAACTCGATTATACAATAACTACGGATAAAACGACTCCCGTGAACCTGACACAGCACGGCTATTGGAATCTTGCAGGCGAAGGCAACGGCGATATTCTTAAACACGAGATGATGATTAATGCTGATAAAATTACGCCTGTTGATAAAGTTCTTATTCCAACCGGCGAACTTCGCGATGTGAAAAATACTCCTTTCGATTTCACCGCACCGGCCGCTATTGGTGCAAGAGTTGACGCCAACGACCAGCAGCTTAAATTCGGCAAAGGTTACGACCATAACTGGGTTCTGAACAAAACTGATAATTCGCTGACGCCGGCGTGCAAAGTTTCAGAGCCGACAAGCGGCAGAATTCTGGAAGTTTACACGACCGAACCTGCTATGCAGTTTTATTGCGGAAACTTTTTGGATGGCTCAATCACAGGGAAAAGCGGCAAACCATATAATTTCAGAAATGCGATAGTACTCGAGCCGCAACATTTCCCGGATTCGCCGAACCATCCGGAATTTCCGAATACTATTTTGAAGCCCGGCGAAACATACAAATCGCAAACTGTTTATAAATTTAGCTGTCGGTAATATATACGGATTTTAATTTATTCTAAAAGTTTTTCAGCGGTTTGGTCGTCTGTTATCAGCGTTTTGATATATCCGCCTTTAATTGCGCCTTTTATGGAGGCTATGCGGTTTGTGCCTGACGTTACAGCTACTACTGCCGGCGTGTTTTTTTACTGCTCAAGTGAATTGTTTTGGATGTCATTGAGGTAAGATTATGTTAAAAAATGCTTTCTTGTTTCTAATTTTAGTGTCATTTTCAGCAGCATTCGCCGACGTTAATGTTGTTCCGCTGCCAAATTATGTGCAAATTTCTGATGCAGGCGCATTTAATATTGACAGCAATACAATTATTGTCGCGTCTGACGAGTTGGCCGCTATCGCAAAACAATTAGATGGATATTTGTCGCCTGCACTGGGTTATCATTTAGCTGTAAAAAAAACTGTGCATCCAAA from Planctomycetaceae bacterium includes:
- a CDS encoding galactose mutarotase, with product MKKRVLVLVLICSSFLYAQSAFKVEKKVFGQTPCGQNVNLYTLTNAKGIKVGLMDFGAALVSAVVPDSKGQFADIVLGYNNFNGYLCENPYFGGIVGRFGNRIANGRFTIDGVEYILNTNNNGQHLHGGIKGFDRVVWKSESFENEKGIGVKFSYLSKDGEENYPGNLNVTVVYTLTADNELKLDYTITTDKTTPVNLTQHGYWNLAGEGNGDILKHEMMINADKITPVDKVLIPTGELRDVKNTPFDFTAPAAIGARVDANDQQLKFGKGYDHNWVLNKTDNSLTPACKVSEPTSGRILEVYTTEPAMQFYCGNFLDGSITGKSGKPYNFRNAIVLEPQHFPDSPNHPEFPNTILKPGETYKSQTVYKFSCR